The following proteins are co-located in the Polystyrenella longa genome:
- a CDS encoding glycosyltransferase family 4 protein, translating into MKIVHVITRLVIGGAQENTLLNVEDLANLYNDDVTLVIGPDAGPEGTLLERASQGKFRLITVPSLHRAIGPWNDFRCYRELQTLFRELKPDIVHTHSSKAGILGRAAATAVGVPVVHTVHGSPFHPWEKNWKNSLYQRLEKRAFSQSGHTISVCNAMTEQYVAAGIGKPENYTTIYSGMELEPFLNPSRTSEEMREELGIPDDAIVIGKVARLFELKGHEFLLQIAPELIQRHPNVRFLFVGDGVLREQMQQMIASRGLTDHFHFTGLVPPHEVPHYLQAMDIVVHTSLREGLPRVLPQALLSKKPIIAFNLDGSPEVCRHEETGLLVEPESTSGLLEAITRLIETPALGQQLAERGYELCLPMFDHEEMTRQVRQVYERVLGTTEGHR; encoded by the coding sequence ATGAAGATTGTGCATGTCATTACCCGGCTGGTGATCGGTGGGGCGCAGGAGAATACGTTACTCAACGTCGAGGATCTGGCGAACCTATATAACGACGACGTGACCCTTGTCATCGGACCGGATGCGGGGCCAGAGGGGACGTTACTCGAACGGGCATCGCAGGGGAAGTTTCGATTGATCACCGTTCCATCGTTGCACCGGGCGATCGGGCCTTGGAACGACTTTCGCTGTTATCGAGAGCTGCAAACACTCTTTCGTGAGCTAAAGCCTGATATCGTCCACACCCATTCGTCGAAAGCGGGTATCCTGGGCCGGGCGGCGGCTACGGCGGTAGGCGTTCCCGTCGTGCATACGGTGCATGGTTCGCCCTTTCATCCCTGGGAGAAAAATTGGAAAAACAGCTTGTATCAACGGCTTGAAAAGAGGGCCTTCTCCCAAAGCGGGCACACGATTTCCGTTTGTAATGCGATGACAGAACAATATGTCGCCGCGGGGATTGGTAAACCTGAAAACTACACCACGATTTATAGCGGTATGGAGTTGGAACCGTTTCTCAACCCGTCCAGAACGAGTGAAGAGATGCGAGAGGAACTGGGCATTCCTGACGACGCTATTGTCATCGGCAAAGTCGCCCGGTTGTTTGAACTGAAGGGGCATGAGTTTCTGTTGCAGATCGCACCCGAGTTAATCCAGCGGCATCCGAATGTCCGATTTCTGTTTGTGGGCGATGGGGTGTTGCGAGAGCAGATGCAGCAGATGATTGCCAGTAGGGGGCTCACCGACCATTTCCATTTCACGGGCCTCGTTCCGCCGCATGAAGTTCCTCATTACCTGCAGGCAATGGACATCGTAGTGCATACGAGCTTGCGGGAGGGGTTGCCTCGCGTGTTACCGCAAGCTTTGCTTTCGAAGAAACCGATCATCGCCTTCAACCTCGATGGTTCCCCCGAAGTCTGCCGCCACGAAGAAACAGGATTGCTAGTTGAACCGGAATCCACAAGCGGCCTGCTGGAAGCGATCACCCGTTTGATTGAAACTCCGGCCCTCGGCCAGCAACTGGCTGAACGAGGGTATGAATTGTGTTTACCGATGTTCGACCATGAAGAGATGACGCGGCAAGTCAGGCAGGTGTATGAGCGGGTTTTGGGAACCACAGAGGGACACAGATAA
- a CDS encoding glycosyltransferase produces the protein MKLLLLSIGTRGDVEPFIYLGELLTSAGHDVVCVFPEQFREITEQTGLRFVSLGPELVDLMHSKEAKAAVGGGGSLLRKVISYLRLAWVTRHLQKEAAFRQRDVIEAEQPDRVVHNFVALYPVLWGLAHDQQTVMISPIPYILHPTHDHAHIGMGEDRGRWINRATYRFALFLGTMGLWMMAGWLGMRAHSMWARGSWKRIHRQLFRNQTVFMVSPSLFARPSYWPPEAHVLGYHARNKKQHWDPSPELLAFMERHADSRILLMTFGSMTNPDPEGKTRMIVETLQEQNQPAILCTSAGGLVEPAEYDHELIHIAEQIPYDWLLDHVHAVVHHGGSGTTHLALKHGCAAMIIPHVIDQYMWNQLVHDSGAGPLGMSIRTFTQQKFATKLTDLMSNDSYKRKAEELAKQMQAEDFRDELLHAIVDGVD, from the coding sequence ATGAAACTTCTGCTGCTTTCCATTGGGACCCGGGGTGATGTGGAACCCTTCATCTATCTGGGCGAATTATTGACCTCGGCCGGCCATGATGTCGTTTGTGTTTTCCCCGAACAGTTCCGTGAGATCACCGAACAAACGGGACTTCGGTTTGTGAGCCTGGGGCCGGAACTAGTCGACCTGATGCACAGTAAAGAAGCGAAAGCAGCTGTGGGAGGGGGCGGATCGCTGCTGCGGAAAGTGATCTCCTACTTGCGGCTGGCTTGGGTTACTCGACATCTCCAGAAAGAAGCGGCCTTCCGGCAACGGGATGTCATTGAAGCTGAGCAACCTGATCGTGTGGTGCATAACTTCGTCGCCTTGTATCCCGTTCTCTGGGGACTTGCTCACGATCAGCAGACGGTGATGATCAGCCCGATTCCCTATATTCTTCATCCCACCCACGATCATGCGCATATTGGAATGGGAGAGGATCGAGGCCGTTGGATAAACAGAGCGACTTATCGCTTTGCTCTCTTTTTGGGAACGATGGGATTGTGGATGATGGCGGGGTGGCTGGGAATGCGAGCGCATAGTATGTGGGCACGGGGAAGTTGGAAGAGGATCCATCGCCAGCTCTTTCGGAACCAGACGGTTTTTATGGTTTCGCCATCACTGTTTGCTCGCCCGTCCTACTGGCCGCCTGAGGCGCATGTGCTTGGGTATCACGCCCGGAATAAAAAACAACATTGGGATCCCTCGCCCGAACTATTGGCATTTATGGAACGCCATGCGGACTCACGCATATTACTCATGACCTTCGGTAGCATGACGAACCCGGATCCCGAGGGGAAAACTCGGATGATCGTGGAGACATTGCAGGAACAAAACCAACCAGCGATTTTATGTACGAGTGCGGGAGGGTTGGTTGAACCGGCGGAGTATGATCACGAACTGATTCATATTGCCGAACAAATTCCCTACGACTGGCTGTTGGACCATGTCCACGCAGTGGTTCATCACGGTGGTTCCGGCACGACGCATCTTGCGCTGAAGCATGGCTGTGCCGCGATGATCATCCCGCACGTGATTGACCAGTACATGTGGAATCAATTGGTCCACGATTCCGGTGCCGGCCCCCTGGGCATGTCGATTCGTACTTTCACGCAACAGAAATTCGCCACAAAGCTGACCGACCTGATGTCGAACGATTCCTACAAGAGGAAAGCAGAAGAGCTGGCGAAGCAGATGCAGGCGGAAGACTTCCGTGACGAGTTATTGCACGCGATTGTGGATGGGGTAGATTGA
- the truA gene encoding tRNA pseudouridine(38-40) synthase TruA gives MRNLKLTIAYDGTNYVGWQVQPNGVSVQEVVEKAIGKLTREQKRVYVAGRTDSGVHAVGQTANFHTDVNIPIEKIKLGLQRYLPADVVIRNVEEVSPDFHATFSATGKHYRYLLLNSRTPNPLLRSYAYRHQTPLDIDLMQQGAEYLLGKHDFRCFESNYPNKATSVRTMYSVKVTRQSGWSMWGPAAGPGEETPLVVFDIVGGGFLYNMVRAIMGTLLKIGQGKWPPERMQEIIDAQDRSIAGETAPAQGLYLIEVMYDAGDVGLKPQMDTD, from the coding sequence ATGCGAAACCTGAAATTGACAATTGCCTACGATGGAACCAACTATGTAGGTTGGCAGGTGCAGCCGAATGGGGTGTCGGTGCAGGAAGTGGTTGAGAAAGCGATCGGAAAACTGACCCGCGAACAGAAGCGAGTCTATGTTGCTGGTCGAACGGATTCGGGCGTGCATGCGGTGGGTCAGACGGCGAACTTTCACACGGACGTCAATATCCCCATTGAGAAGATCAAGCTCGGCTTACAACGATATTTGCCAGCAGACGTGGTGATTCGGAATGTAGAAGAAGTCTCGCCCGATTTCCATGCGACCTTCTCCGCGACGGGCAAACATTACCGATATCTATTGCTCAACAGTCGCACTCCCAATCCGCTACTTCGCAGTTACGCCTATCGCCATCAGACGCCGCTCGACATCGATTTAATGCAGCAGGGGGCCGAATACCTGTTGGGGAAACATGACTTTCGATGTTTTGAATCGAACTATCCCAACAAAGCGACGAGTGTCCGCACAATGTACTCCGTCAAGGTCACCCGTCAATCGGGTTGGTCGATGTGGGGCCCCGCCGCTGGGCCGGGGGAAGAAACGCCTCTCGTCGTGTTCGATATCGTAGGGGGAGGGTTCCTGTACAACATGGTCCGGGCGATCATGGGAACGCTGCTCAAGATTGGACAAGGCAAATGGCCTCCGGAACGGATGCAGGAAATTATCGACGCTCAGGACCGTTCCATTGCCGGAGAAACTGCCCCGGCACAGGGGTTGTACCTGATAGAAGTGATGTACGATGCGGGCGACGTCGGGTTGAAACCACAGATGGACACCGATTAA
- the argH gene encoding argininosuccinate lyase yields the protein MAKKAWGGRFKGQTDPRVETFTESISFDARLAEVDIRGSKAHSSMLAKIGLLTKEERDQIHSTLDEIKSQIDAGKFEHVTSLEDIHMHIETALVEKLGDVGRKLHTARSRNDQVSTDLRLYVRDAIKEIDALLIDVQKAFVTRCEIDKETVLPAYTHLQRAQPVMAAHYWLAYCEKYQRDRERLADCYKRVDVSPLGCAALAGTSLPIDRDFSAKLLGFGGVASNSLDVSSDRDYLLEFCFSLSLISAHLSTWAEEWIIWFTTEFGFLKLPEAYTTGSSIMPQKRNPDVLELIRGKTARVMTSVTQLQILIKSLPMAYNRDLQEDKIAMFDAFDTVRACLELVPDMVVGAELRTENINARLEEGFLDATALMEYLIKQGVPMRTAHHTVGQMVAECEDRGCRLADLSLEDFQKACDKIDEKVFDVLGVQNAVAALQSYGSGGRERVAEQVAVWQERLGL from the coding sequence GTGGCAAAAAAAGCGTGGGGTGGACGGTTCAAAGGTCAAACCGATCCTCGAGTCGAGACCTTTACTGAATCGATCAGTTTTGATGCACGTCTGGCGGAAGTCGATATTCGGGGCTCGAAAGCGCATTCCTCGATGCTGGCGAAAATTGGTCTGTTGACGAAGGAGGAACGCGATCAGATCCACTCGACTCTCGACGAAATCAAATCCCAGATCGACGCCGGTAAATTCGAGCACGTGACGAGCCTCGAAGATATTCACATGCATATCGAGACGGCTCTCGTCGAGAAGCTGGGGGATGTGGGCCGCAAGTTGCATACAGCCCGCAGCCGGAATGACCAGGTCTCGACCGACCTGCGTCTATATGTGCGTGATGCGATCAAAGAGATCGACGCCTTGCTCATCGATGTGCAGAAAGCGTTTGTCACCCGCTGCGAGATCGATAAAGAAACTGTCCTGCCCGCTTACACGCACCTGCAACGTGCTCAACCGGTGATGGCCGCGCACTACTGGCTCGCTTACTGTGAGAAATATCAACGCGACCGGGAACGCCTTGCCGACTGTTACAAGCGAGTCGATGTTTCGCCTCTCGGGTGTGCCGCGCTCGCCGGGACGTCGCTTCCGATTGATCGTGACTTCTCAGCAAAGCTACTCGGCTTCGGTGGAGTCGCGTCCAATAGTCTGGATGTTTCCAGTGATCGGGATTATTTGCTGGAGTTCTGTTTCAGCCTGTCGCTGATCTCGGCCCATTTAAGCACGTGGGCGGAAGAGTGGATCATCTGGTTCACCACAGAGTTTGGTTTCCTCAAGCTGCCTGAAGCGTACACCACGGGTTCGTCCATCATGCCACAGAAACGGAACCCGGATGTATTGGAATTGATCCGTGGAAAAACGGCTCGCGTGATGACTTCCGTCACTCAATTGCAGATACTCATCAAGAGCCTGCCCATGGCATATAACCGGGACCTGCAGGAAGACAAAATCGCGATGTTCGACGCGTTTGATACGGTGCGAGCTTGTCTGGAACTCGTCCCGGATATGGTGGTCGGTGCGGAATTGCGAACAGAAAATATCAACGCCCGCCTCGAAGAAGGTTTCCTGGACGCGACCGCCTTAATGGAATACCTCATCAAACAGGGTGTGCCTATGCGAACAGCGCATCACACCGTCGGGCAGATGGTGGCCGAATGTGAAGACCGAGGCTGTCGATTGGCAGACCTCTCTTTGGAGGACTTCCAGAAGGCGTGCGATAAAATCGATGAGAAAGTCTTCGATGTCCTTGGAGTACAGAATGCCGTTGCTGCGCTGCAATCCTATGGTTCCGGTGGACGGGAACGTGTCGCCGAACAAGTCGCTGTCTGGCAGGAACGTTTGGGCTTGTAG
- a CDS encoding ribose-phosphate diphosphokinase — translation MSDRSPNYSGPRALSFQAPQGDLAVLTGSGNPMLSQAIANELGVRLTPCTAQVFSEGNVFVRILENVRGKDAFIIQGVHNPVNDNFMELLFWIDALKRASAQQVTAVIPFFSYAKGDKKDEPRVSIRARVCADALEAAGADRVLTMDLHSPQIQGFFSIPVDHLYARQVVSEHIKSLKIPDLVVCSPDIGFAKDASAYANLLHVPVVIGNKQRKDHSESAEVLEVIGQVDGKNVLMVDDFTTTAGSLCSMAELLKSRGANDVYAAVSHGVLSKGAGPRIAESVIKKMFITDTIETPADPLPDKVQVISVSKLFAQAIRSIHDRTSVSMLFPDTKPVD, via the coding sequence ATGTCCGATCGCTCTCCCAACTACTCCGGTCCGCGGGCTCTTTCATTTCAGGCTCCGCAGGGGGACTTGGCAGTTCTCACTGGCTCGGGAAACCCGATGCTGTCACAGGCGATTGCCAATGAACTAGGCGTCCGGTTGACCCCTTGCACGGCCCAGGTCTTCAGTGAGGGAAACGTCTTTGTGCGGATTCTGGAGAATGTCCGCGGGAAAGATGCCTTCATCATTCAAGGGGTGCATAATCCGGTCAACGACAACTTCATGGAGTTACTCTTCTGGATCGATGCCCTGAAGCGGGCGAGTGCACAGCAGGTGACGGCCGTGATTCCTTTTTTCAGTTACGCCAAGGGAGATAAAAAAGACGAACCCCGCGTCTCGATTCGTGCCCGCGTCTGTGCCGATGCCCTCGAGGCGGCAGGCGCCGACCGCGTGCTGACGATGGATTTGCATAGCCCTCAGATTCAGGGGTTCTTCAGTATCCCGGTGGATCACCTGTATGCTCGCCAGGTGGTGAGCGAACATATTAAATCGTTGAAGATTCCGGACCTCGTTGTTTGCAGCCCGGACATTGGATTCGCCAAAGATGCCTCGGCTTATGCGAACTTGCTGCACGTACCGGTGGTCATTGGGAACAAGCAGCGTAAAGACCACAGCGAAAGTGCTGAAGTTTTGGAAGTGATTGGTCAGGTTGACGGAAAGAATGTCCTGATGGTGGACGACTTCACCACGACGGCCGGTTCGCTTTGCAGTATGGCGGAGCTGTTAAAATCGCGCGGCGCAAATGATGTCTACGCCGCGGTCAGCCACGGTGTTCTCTCTAAGGGAGCTGGCCCTCGCATCGCCGAGAGCGTCATCAAAAAGATGTTCATCACGGACACCATCGAAACGCCCGCCGATCCCCTTCCCGATAAGGTCCAGGTGATTTCCGTCTCGAAACTCTTCGCCCAGGCGATCCGCTCAATTCACGACCGCACGAGTGTGAGTATGTTGTTCCCTGATACGAAACCCGTTGATTAG
- the queC gene encoding 7-cyano-7-deazaguanine synthase QueC, which produces MAASDKRAVVLVSGGLDSATVLAIARSQGYELFALSFRYGQRHSYELEAATNICSQFEVVRHETLDLDLRAFGGSALTAEIDVPKDRSEDEMSGGIPITYVPARNTIFLSIALGWAEVLKANDIFIGVNAVDYSGYPDCRPEFIKSFQQTANLATKTGVEGTDPFQIHTPLIDLTKAEIIHTGTKLGVDYSQTLSCYDPAPGGLACGHCDSCQLRRKGFADAGLPDPTKYVTA; this is translated from the coding sequence ATGGCAGCTTCTGACAAACGTGCTGTGGTCCTCGTCAGCGGAGGACTCGATTCCGCCACCGTTCTCGCCATCGCCCGTTCCCAGGGTTACGAGCTGTTCGCGCTCTCGTTCCGTTATGGCCAACGCCATTCCTATGAACTCGAAGCCGCAACGAACATCTGCTCGCAGTTCGAGGTCGTGCGGCACGAAACTCTCGACCTCGATCTCCGCGCCTTTGGAGGTTCGGCCCTCACCGCCGAGATTGATGTCCCCAAAGATCGTTCTGAAGACGAAATGTCCGGCGGAATCCCTATTACGTACGTTCCAGCTCGCAATACGATTTTTCTCTCCATCGCACTCGGTTGGGCGGAAGTGCTGAAAGCGAATGACATCTTCATTGGGGTCAACGCCGTCGATTACAGTGGCTACCCCGACTGCCGCCCTGAGTTCATCAAATCGTTCCAGCAGACGGCCAACCTGGCGACGAAAACCGGAGTGGAAGGAACTGACCCGTTTCAGATTCACACACCACTCATCGACCTGACCAAAGCGGAGATCATTCATACGGGAACCAAGTTGGGAGTCGACTACAGCCAGACCCTCAGTTGCTACGACCCGGCACCCGGTGGACTCGCCTGTGGTCATTGCGACTCCTGCCAACTCCGCCGCAAAGGCTTCGCCGATGCCGGCCTACCCGACCCCACCAAATACGTCACAGCATAA
- a CDS encoding sulfatase-like hydrolase/transferase, whose amino-acid sequence MYSRLVLSYLIVCTLLCSSSDLSAAERPNIVVVLADDLGYGDLACYGNEEVFTPHLDQFANEGLRFISCYAAHPNCSPSRTGLMTGRTPTRVGVHNWIPYLSPMHVRASELTIATLLRKAGYSTCHSGKWHMNGMFNMPEQPQPGDHGFDHWFSTQNNALPNHHNPDNFVRNGQEVGRTEGYSALIVADEAARWLREGRDQEKPFFLYVCFHEPHEPIASDEKYTKLYPSDDPSYSAHHGNITQMDDAFGQLMTELDELKLRDNTLVLFTSDNGPARTGIHPHGSAGPLRAKKGHIYDGGIRVPGILRWPGHTTAGTISDEPICGVDVLPTLCDITATPIPTDRAIDGTSFLPILNGEPIERETPLYWHFNFAQSTTKVAMREGDWKLLATLTGPNFGGGADITEERTRSLKEAKLKDFELYNLKQDIDESENLSEAEPNRFQNMRERMQQLYTEIQTETPTWPNWKSPGVERDRIIWPDYKK is encoded by the coding sequence ATGTACTCTCGCCTAGTTCTCTCTTATCTCATTGTATGCACGCTCCTCTGTTCGTCCTCCGACCTCTCTGCCGCCGAGCGACCGAACATCGTCGTCGTTCTTGCTGATGACCTCGGCTACGGTGATCTCGCTTGCTATGGGAATGAGGAAGTCTTTACACCGCATCTCGACCAGTTCGCCAACGAAGGACTGCGATTCATCAGTTGTTACGCCGCTCATCCGAATTGTTCCCCTTCGCGAACAGGGCTGATGACTGGCCGTACGCCGACGCGAGTCGGGGTGCATAACTGGATACCGTATCTCTCCCCCATGCATGTCCGTGCCAGCGAACTAACCATTGCGACGTTATTGCGCAAGGCAGGTTACAGTACCTGCCACAGTGGCAAGTGGCACATGAACGGAATGTTCAACATGCCCGAGCAACCGCAACCGGGCGATCATGGTTTCGATCATTGGTTCTCGACCCAGAACAACGCGCTGCCGAATCACCATAACCCCGATAACTTTGTTCGTAACGGACAGGAAGTCGGACGGACCGAAGGTTACTCCGCACTGATCGTCGCCGACGAAGCGGCTCGCTGGCTGCGTGAAGGGCGAGACCAGGAAAAACCTTTCTTTCTGTATGTCTGCTTCCATGAACCTCACGAACCGATCGCTTCAGACGAGAAATACACGAAGCTCTATCCGTCGGACGACCCCAGCTATTCCGCCCATCATGGGAACATCACTCAAATGGACGATGCCTTCGGTCAACTCATGACGGAGCTCGATGAATTAAAGCTACGGGATAACACTCTCGTCCTCTTTACCAGCGATAACGGCCCTGCCCGCACCGGCATTCATCCGCATGGTTCGGCTGGTCCGCTGCGTGCGAAGAAGGGGCACATTTACGATGGCGGTATTCGCGTTCCCGGTATTCTTCGCTGGCCCGGTCACACGACCGCCGGCACAATCAGCGACGAACCGATCTGTGGAGTGGATGTGCTTCCAACCTTATGCGACATCACCGCAACCCCCATCCCGACCGACCGCGCGATTGACGGTACGAGTTTTCTGCCCATCTTGAATGGCGAACCTATCGAGCGAGAAACGCCTCTCTACTGGCACTTCAACTTTGCCCAATCGACCACGAAAGTTGCGATGCGCGAGGGGGATTGGAAGCTGCTGGCGACGTTAACAGGCCCCAACTTTGGAGGGGGAGCCGACATCACGGAAGAACGGACTCGCTCTCTCAAGGAAGCCAAGCTGAAAGACTTCGAGCTGTACAACCTGAAACAGGACATCGACGAAAGCGAAAATCTCTCAGAAGCCGAACCGAACCGCTTCCAGAACATGCGAGAGCGGATGCAGCAGCTTTACACCGAAATCCAAACCGAAACCCCGACCTGGCCCAACTGGAAATCTCCCGGCGTGGAACGGGACCGGATCATCTGGCCCGATTATAAGAAGTGA
- the mutS gene encoding DNA mismatch repair protein MutS — translation MPPATKKLTPMMERYLEVKREHPGSILLFRMGDFYELFYEDAEIAARVLGLTLTSRDKGTANPIPMAGFPYHALQNYLQKLIQSGHRAAICDQVEDPKQAKGLVRREVTQIITPGTLTDENLLDPRRNNFLAAIALDKQVAGLSWLDVSTGRFFVTEVESEFLNDELARLQPAECLVCESEHDRDELTGLRESEIPITKRAPWCFVAEECHRLLLEHFEVQTLEGFDLDSDQNSLGIVAAGALLEYVHETQKRAIPHILRLEPYRRGNSLLIDETTRRSLELTQKMRDGSRNQTLLSVIDETVSPMGARLLSEWLSNPLMEIPRIVKRHEAVEELVQNTVLAREIRDELKQTYDLQRLTGRIATGRANPRDLVFLARTLAVLPKVKAKLSERSSALLNELEANIDLCEDVRSDIESQIVDEPPLLLTDGGVIRDGINEQLDEYRELARGGKQWLAKYQTEESERTGITNLKIGFNRVFGYYLEVTAAHKDKVPEEYIRKQTLKNQERYITPQLKEYEDKVLRAEERAVDLEQQMFQAVRDRVAEEINRLQQDADILAQIDVLAALSVVAVQQGYCRPEMCEEPILDIREGRHPVLDKIQPSGEFVPNDTRLGGSTGLIQLITGPNMAGKSTYIRQAALITILAQMGSFVPASEARIGIADRVFARVGASDELGKGQSTFMVEMTETARILNSATPQSLVILDEIGRGTSTYDGISLAWAVTEYLHDVCHSRTLFATHYHELTELPERLKETSNWNVAVREEEEQIIFLHKIVEGSADKSYGIHVARLAGIPPQVVQRSQVILDTLEADHVGGQNKQKIPARPTRQAARQQMSLFESEPHPLLNKIKELDLDGMTPRAALDELYRLRKELGE, via the coding sequence ATGCCACCAGCGACTAAAAAACTGACGCCGATGATGGAGCGTTATCTGGAAGTGAAACGGGAGCATCCCGGTTCGATCCTGCTTTTTCGCATGGGGGACTTCTACGAGCTCTTTTATGAAGATGCGGAAATCGCGGCCCGAGTCCTGGGACTCACACTGACAAGTCGCGACAAGGGAACGGCCAACCCGATTCCGATGGCCGGTTTCCCTTATCATGCACTGCAGAACTATTTGCAGAAGTTGATCCAATCCGGCCACCGTGCTGCGATTTGCGATCAGGTGGAAGATCCCAAACAGGCAAAGGGACTGGTACGGCGGGAAGTGACGCAGATCATTACTCCCGGAACACTCACCGACGAAAATCTGCTCGACCCTCGGCGAAATAATTTCCTGGCGGCGATTGCACTTGATAAACAGGTCGCAGGTCTTTCCTGGCTCGATGTCTCGACGGGACGATTCTTTGTGACCGAGGTGGAATCGGAATTCCTCAACGACGAACTGGCACGACTGCAACCAGCTGAATGCCTGGTCTGTGAAAGCGAACATGACCGGGACGAATTGACCGGTCTGCGTGAGAGTGAAATCCCCATCACCAAACGGGCCCCCTGGTGTTTTGTCGCGGAGGAATGCCACCGGCTGTTGCTGGAACATTTCGAGGTGCAAACCCTCGAAGGGTTTGACCTGGATTCCGACCAGAACTCGCTGGGGATCGTGGCTGCCGGAGCACTGCTTGAATACGTTCATGAAACGCAGAAACGGGCGATTCCGCATATCCTGCGATTGGAACCCTACCGGCGCGGGAACAGTCTGCTGATTGATGAGACGACTCGCCGCAGTCTGGAACTGACTCAGAAGATGCGGGACGGAAGCCGCAATCAGACGTTGCTTTCGGTCATCGACGAAACGGTCTCGCCGATGGGAGCCCGATTGCTGTCGGAATGGTTGTCGAACCCGCTCATGGAAATCCCCCGCATCGTCAAACGACATGAGGCTGTGGAAGAGCTGGTACAGAACACGGTACTTGCCCGCGAGATTCGTGACGAACTCAAACAGACTTACGATCTCCAGCGGTTGACGGGCCGCATCGCTACGGGTCGGGCCAACCCCCGGGACCTCGTTTTTCTTGCGAGGACATTAGCCGTGCTTCCCAAGGTGAAAGCGAAGCTGTCGGAACGCTCCTCCGCGTTACTGAACGAGCTTGAAGCGAATATCGATCTCTGCGAGGACGTACGGTCAGACATAGAATCCCAGATCGTCGACGAACCTCCGTTGCTGCTTACGGATGGGGGAGTCATTCGCGATGGCATCAATGAACAGCTCGACGAATACCGCGAACTGGCTCGGGGTGGAAAACAGTGGCTGGCCAAATATCAGACCGAGGAGAGCGAACGCACGGGCATTACCAATCTCAAGATTGGCTTTAATAGAGTCTTCGGTTATTACCTCGAAGTTACCGCTGCCCATAAAGACAAAGTTCCCGAAGAATACATTCGCAAACAGACGCTTAAAAATCAGGAACGGTATATTACCCCGCAGCTGAAAGAGTATGAAGACAAAGTACTCCGCGCCGAAGAACGGGCCGTTGATCTCGAACAGCAAATGTTTCAGGCTGTGCGTGATCGGGTTGCTGAGGAGATTAACCGGTTGCAGCAGGACGCAGATATCCTCGCTCAGATCGATGTACTTGCGGCACTTTCGGTCGTGGCGGTGCAGCAGGGGTACTGTCGACCTGAAATGTGCGAAGAACCAATACTCGACATTCGCGAAGGGAGACATCCGGTACTGGATAAGATTCAACCCTCTGGTGAATTCGTCCCGAACGATACCCGGCTCGGTGGTAGCACTGGTCTCATTCAGTTGATTACTGGCCCGAATATGGCGGGTAAGAGTACTTACATTCGCCAAGCCGCCTTGATTACGATCCTCGCGCAGATGGGTTCGTTTGTTCCCGCCAGCGAAGCCCGGATTGGCATCGCGGATCGTGTCTTTGCGCGAGTCGGTGCCAGCGACGAACTCGGCAAGGGGCAATCGACCTTCATGGTGGAGATGACCGAGACCGCCCGCATTCTAAACTCGGCAACGCCGCAGAGCCTGGTTATCCTCGATGAAATCGGTCGAGGAACAAGTACCTATGACGGCATTTCCCTTGCGTGGGCGGTGACGGAATACCTGCACGACGTCTGTCATTCGCGGACTCTCTTCGCCACGCACTATCACGAGTTAACAGAGCTACCTGAGCGTCTGAAAGAAACGTCCAACTGGAACGTGGCTGTGCGGGAAGAGGAAGAGCAAATTATCTTTCTGCATAAAATCGTCGAAGGAAGTGCGGACAAAAGCTACGGAATCCATGTTGCCCGTTTAGCCGGTATTCCACCACAGGTGGTGCAGCGATCACAGGTGATTCTGGATACGCTTGAAGCGGATCATGTGGGGGGACAGAATAAACAAAAAATCCCCGCTCGTCCCACTCGTCAGGCTGCTCGACAACAGATGTCACTCTTTGAGTCGGAGCCTCACCCACTCCTCAATAAAATCAAAGAACTCGACCTCGACGGCATGACCCCCCGCGCCGCACTCGATGAACTGTATCGACTGCGGAAGGAACTGGGGGAGTAG